A DNA window from Alicyclobacillus vulcanalis contains the following coding sequences:
- a CDS encoding shikimate kinase: MARQWPAVINGVMDTLRVALIGFMGCGKSTVGPVLARRLGYAFVDLDSDIQTVSGRTIQEIFKEDGESAFRALESERLSQYACASDIVVAPGGGVVIAEANRSILRRQFHVVYLRAKASTLADRLRSEAEHRPLLAGYPLEERIARLMSERSALYDEVASQIVDVDGKSPHAIAEEIAGGLEPA, from the coding sequence ATGGCAAGACAATGGCCCGCGGTCATCAATGGAGTGATGGACACGTTGCGTGTGGCGTTAATAGGCTTTATGGGGTGCGGCAAGTCGACCGTGGGTCCCGTGTTGGCGCGCCGCCTCGGATACGCTTTTGTTGATCTCGATTCGGACATTCAGACCGTTTCGGGGAGGACCATCCAGGAGATTTTTAAGGAGGATGGAGAGTCCGCGTTTCGCGCCCTTGAGTCAGAACGGTTGTCACAATACGCCTGTGCTTCGGATATCGTGGTCGCGCCTGGGGGAGGCGTCGTGATCGCCGAGGCCAATCGCTCAATTCTGCGGCGGCAGTTTCATGTGGTCTACCTCCGAGCCAAGGCGTCCACACTCGCGGACCGCCTTCGATCCGAAGCGGAGCATCGACCGTTGTTGGCCGGGTATCCGCTCGAGGAGCGGATCGCGCGCTTAATGAGTGAACGCAGCGCGCTTTACGACGAAGTCGCGTCGCAGATCGTCGATGTCGATGGCAAATCGCCGCATGCCATTGCGGAAGAGATTGCGGGTGGGCTGGAACCGGCCTGA
- a CDS encoding site-2 protease family protein, whose protein sequence is MILGRRRLRRVGTRVSIHPLFLFSAVAAVVAHLGLQVIVLFLCVVLHETGHAVVARALGYEIEQIELLPFGGVVRLANGDLGCAPRHEALVALAGPLVNLGLGWLGLALAAGGVSSDAYASWVSCNLWLAIFNLLPCLPLDGGRLWRASRSRSVGYARATEGAYRMGFGIAVLLVVLGVTAFFAGRPHIGALVLGLFLAFSAWQGLRDVRVDIIRFLDGKRSKALPVARARTLVARWDTPVRDVVRQFSPDRVHMVYVLDRDERVIDILEEREIVDAVFAGAWDAPVSQLPHTDVVADRKL, encoded by the coding sequence ATGATCCTCGGGCGACGAAGGCTTCGGCGTGTGGGAACGCGGGTGAGCATTCACCCGCTCTTTCTGTTCTCCGCCGTCGCTGCGGTCGTCGCTCACCTGGGCCTGCAGGTGATCGTGCTGTTTCTCTGCGTCGTGCTGCACGAGACGGGACATGCGGTGGTCGCGCGAGCGCTCGGTTACGAGATCGAGCAGATCGAGCTTTTGCCGTTTGGTGGGGTCGTGAGACTGGCGAACGGCGATCTCGGCTGCGCCCCTCGCCACGAAGCGCTGGTCGCACTCGCGGGGCCCCTCGTCAACCTCGGGCTCGGGTGGCTGGGCCTGGCGCTCGCCGCGGGCGGTGTCTCGTCGGACGCGTATGCGTCTTGGGTCTCGTGCAATCTGTGGCTCGCGATTTTTAACCTACTCCCCTGCCTTCCGCTTGACGGCGGACGACTTTGGCGGGCGAGCCGAAGCCGCAGCGTGGGTTATGCGCGCGCGACGGAAGGGGCGTACCGTATGGGGTTTGGCATTGCGGTGCTGCTCGTCGTTCTCGGCGTCACCGCGTTTTTCGCGGGGAGGCCGCACATCGGCGCCTTGGTCCTTGGGCTGTTTCTCGCGTTCTCCGCGTGGCAGGGCCTGCGGGATGTGCGCGTCGACATCATACGTTTCCTGGATGGCAAGCGCAGCAAAGCTTTGCCTGTCGCTCGCGCCCGGACGCTTGTGGCGCGCTGGGATACGCCGGTGCGCGACGTGGTCCGGCAGTTTTCCCCCGATCGCGTCCACATGGTGTATGTGCTCGATCGCGACGAGCGCGTGATCGATATCCTCGAAGAGCGGGAAATCGTCGACGCGGTCTTTGCCGGTGCGTGGGACGCACCGGTATCTCAACTGCCCCATACCGACGTTGTCGCCGACCGCAAGTTGTGA
- a CDS encoding Mov34/MPN/PAD-1 family protein yields MNLRPALELHARQSLPLECAGLVVLRRGQAYAMALPAVATRQSFALDAVLWLEILRDLEKEPMEIWATYHSHPGGDRCPSRSDDMLRWVARRLLLLVPAGKQVEIVQYEWCFSPVNHL; encoded by the coding sequence GTGAACCTGCGGCCTGCGCTCGAATTGCACGCGAGGCAGTCACTTCCTTTGGAGTGTGCAGGTCTCGTTGTTCTCCGCCGAGGCCAGGCTTACGCGATGGCGCTGCCGGCCGTGGCTACCCGTCAGAGCTTCGCGCTCGATGCTGTGCTCTGGCTTGAAATTCTACGCGATCTCGAAAAGGAACCTATGGAGATTTGGGCGACCTACCACAGCCACCCTGGTGGTGACCGCTGTCCGAGCCGCTCGGACGACATGCTCCGTTGGGTTGCAAGGCGGCTGCTGTTACTCGTTCCCGCAGGCAAGCAGGTCGAGATTGTGCAGTACGAGTGGTGTTTTTCCCCTGTGAACCACCTGTGA
- a CDS encoding GspE/PulE family protein, giving the protein MDKMTTAQIVDGILTAGIRARASDIHLYLAQGFLHVSFRVAGAMVPFLTGLSLGEETVRRLKAMARMDVTVRHTPQEGSFQWIADDHLTHFRASCVPVFGGESLVLRLFHDGLAPRSLEDLGLSSALLSRIQDWLRQDGGLIALAGRTGAGKTTAAYAMLAHVLRHGRSVLTLEEPVEVRVPGCRQIEIQDKHGLTFDAALRAMVRQDPDVIFVGEVRDEMSATAACRAAMSGRLVLATVHARRPMGVIARFLDLGVSSSVLEEVLTGVVFVEAGAAGGDRSYRAVGAERLFHGQAGSQATPGRALKDAKAGQSFASAR; this is encoded by the coding sequence ATGGACAAAATGACGACCGCACAGATCGTAGATGGCATTCTCACGGCGGGCATTCGGGCGCGCGCGAGCGACATCCATCTGTATCTCGCCCAGGGCTTCTTGCACGTGTCCTTTCGCGTCGCGGGAGCGATGGTGCCATTTCTGACGGGACTTTCGCTGGGAGAAGAAACCGTTCGTCGCCTGAAAGCCATGGCCAGGATGGACGTCACCGTGAGGCACACGCCGCAAGAAGGCAGTTTTCAATGGATAGCGGATGACCACTTGACCCACTTTCGCGCATCCTGTGTTCCCGTCTTCGGCGGTGAGTCTCTGGTGCTCCGGCTGTTTCACGACGGTTTGGCTCCTCGCTCTCTCGAAGACCTCGGCTTGTCAAGCGCCCTTTTGTCTCGCATTCAGGATTGGCTACGGCAGGATGGAGGCCTCATCGCGCTTGCGGGTCGCACAGGTGCAGGCAAGACGACTGCCGCCTATGCGATGTTGGCGCACGTCCTTCGCCACGGGCGGTCTGTCCTTACGCTCGAAGAACCCGTTGAAGTCCGCGTGCCCGGTTGTCGCCAAATTGAAATTCAAGACAAGCATGGCCTGACGTTCGATGCCGCGCTACGCGCCATGGTTCGGCAGGATCCCGACGTCATCTTCGTCGGAGAGGTTCGCGATGAAATGTCGGCAACGGCAGCATGTCGCGCCGCGATGTCCGGGCGGCTCGTGCTTGCCACCGTGCATGCTCGCCGCCCCATGGGCGTAATCGCTCGCTTTTTGGACCTCGGAGTTTCCAGTTCCGTGTTGGAAGAGGTTTTGACCGGAGTCGTCTTTGTAGAAGCGGGGGCAGCGGGGGGCGACCGCAGTTATCGCGCAGTCGGGGCAGAGAGACTCTTTCACGGGCAGGCCGGCTCCCAGGCGACGCCCGGGCGCGCGTTGAAAGACGCCAAGGCGGGGCAGAGCTTTGCGTCGGCGCGCTAG
- a CDS encoding competence type IV pilus major pilin ComGC has translation MQPVEVKRDARTTGFSLIEIMIAVVIIGILIVMITPQLLRASGRAQNTACAGNVRTISAALAEYQLIHGQLPTGNSAQQIQTLVSDGLLSNDALSGNYVIQDADANNIAVTCLSPGGM, from the coding sequence GTGCAGCCCGTTGAGGTGAAACGCGATGCTCGCACGACAGGGTTCAGCTTGATCGAGATTATGATTGCCGTGGTGATCATCGGGATTCTCATTGTGATGATCACCCCACAGCTGTTGCGTGCGTCAGGTCGGGCCCAGAACACAGCTTGCGCCGGTAATGTTCGGACCATTTCGGCCGCGCTCGCAGAATACCAGCTCATTCATGGACAGCTTCCCACAGGCAACTCCGCCCAGCAGATTCAGACGCTCGTATCGGACGGGCTGCTCTCCAATGATGCGCTCTCCGGGAACTATGTGATTCAAGATGCGGACGCCAACAACATCGCCGTGACTTGTCTATCGCCGGGAGGCATGTGA
- a CDS encoding murein hydrolase activator EnvC family protein codes for MPRNIRAWPRKRQEPSPATETSEVTPDACEAPSRWTTAESDPWPESPISPLGYADDDGSIRQVESAAWLHPVRMRAKASRGFQPAGAKKPGASRGTSRLTWQLFGAIVLVASGYALQHDPRIPASLAARAVDVFDVDYTSRLQSALDEVLARLHVRPVSLGVSQALQTARAPVYGRVIQGYGPNHPEVWVQGDAGDTVQAVAPGTVLGVYQTGNTYLVKVDHGAAGIALYGGLGSVAVHPDEIVLRGQELGTLPRAPAHPVFRFSVEKNGTYENPELWVSFAGGKS; via the coding sequence ATGCCACGAAACATTCGAGCCTGGCCGCGGAAACGTCAAGAACCTTCACCGGCGACCGAGACATCGGAGGTCACGCCGGATGCCTGCGAGGCGCCGAGCCGGTGGACCACCGCCGAGTCCGACCCATGGCCGGAGTCGCCGATCTCTCCCCTTGGCTACGCAGATGACGATGGCAGCATCCGGCAGGTGGAAAGCGCGGCATGGCTGCATCCCGTGCGGATGCGTGCCAAGGCCTCGCGCGGCTTTCAGCCAGCTGGAGCCAAGAAACCTGGCGCTTCCCGTGGAACATCGCGTTTAACCTGGCAGCTGTTTGGCGCCATCGTGCTTGTCGCATCGGGTTATGCCCTTCAGCACGATCCTCGAATTCCCGCGTCCCTCGCCGCACGAGCTGTGGATGTGTTTGACGTGGACTACACGTCTCGTCTCCAGTCGGCCCTGGATGAAGTGCTGGCTCGGCTCCATGTGCGTCCTGTCTCGTTGGGCGTCTCTCAAGCCCTTCAGACCGCTCGTGCCCCCGTCTACGGCCGCGTCATTCAAGGCTACGGCCCCAATCACCCCGAGGTCTGGGTGCAGGGCGACGCCGGCGACACGGTCCAGGCGGTGGCACCGGGGACGGTGCTCGGCGTGTATCAGACGGGCAACACGTACCTCGTCAAGGTCGATCACGGCGCGGCCGGGATCGCGCTCTACGGCGGACTGGGCTCGGTGGCGGTGCATCCGGACGAGATTGTGTTGCGCGGACAGGAGCTCGGGACCTTGCCTCGTGCGCCCGCGCACCCGGTGTTTCGCTTTTCGGTGGAGAAAAACGGAACGTACGAAAATCCCGAGCTGTGGGTGTCGTTCGCGGGAGGCAAGTCATGA
- a CDS encoding type II secretion system protein: MPSAASSHDIHQKGGEGFTLLEVMIVMALATTCFLGIAGAMVSIERAMALRATASTLVAQLRAMQNLAATSDTYAEVWLDPYDTGYRLIQGTQTLASQQFAAGIHYVDGYLQLPVHVISYDNLGNAQAAGVIRLTDGHHEDDIRLYMGAGWQTGGWEG; encoded by the coding sequence GTGCCGAGCGCTGCATCGTCCCATGACATCCACCAGAAGGGTGGGGAAGGGTTCACCCTGCTCGAGGTCATGATCGTGATGGCGCTTGCTACGACGTGCTTCCTAGGAATAGCCGGCGCCATGGTATCGATCGAACGAGCCATGGCGCTTCGCGCCACCGCCTCGACCCTTGTCGCACAACTGCGCGCGATGCAAAATCTCGCGGCGACGAGTGACACCTATGCAGAAGTGTGGTTGGACCCATACGATACCGGCTATCGACTCATTCAAGGCACCCAAACACTCGCGTCTCAGCAGTTTGCGGCCGGTATTCACTACGTCGACGGTTATCTGCAGTTGCCCGTGCACGTGATTTCGTATGACAACCTCGGCAACGCCCAGGCCGCAGGTGTGATTCGATTGACGGACGGACATCACGAAGACGATATTCGCCTGTACATGGGCGCCGGTTGGCAAACGGGGGGATGGGAAGGGTGA
- a CDS encoding ribosomal-processing cysteine protease Prp, giving the protein MIEVELLLHGDGIEGFRVRGHAGYAEAGQDIVCAAVSVLVYNFVNSAERFAGARFDVQDVGEALTCRFPEALDARAKLLFDSMVFGIEQVAEQYPEHVRIRRVQAR; this is encoded by the coding sequence ATGATCGAGGTCGAACTCCTCCTGCACGGCGATGGCATCGAGGGCTTTCGCGTTCGGGGACACGCCGGATACGCAGAAGCAGGACAGGACATCGTCTGTGCAGCTGTGAGCGTACTTGTCTACAATTTTGTGAATTCCGCCGAGCGCTTTGCGGGCGCGCGATTCGACGTGCAGGATGTCGGCGAAGCGTTGACGTGCCGTTTTCCTGAGGCGTTGGACGCTCGTGCCAAGTTGCTCTTCGACAGCATGGTATTTGGCATCGAACAGGTAGCGGAGCAGTATCCAGAGCACGTGCGCATCCGCCGTGTTCAGGCCCGCTGA
- the obgE gene encoding GTPase ObgE, giving the protein MFVDHAVIYVKGGNGGNGIVSWRREKYVPRGGPAGGDGGRGGDVVLVVDEGLRTLVDFRYQRHFKAKSGEPGGPANRHGANGEDLVVKVPPGTVVRDRDTGEWLGDLVHPGDRLVVARGGRGGRGNAHFANSVRKAPEIAEKGEPGEERTIELELRVLADVGLVGYPSVGKSTLLRAMTRAEPKIGAYPFTTLHPELGVVELSEGRSFVMADLPGLIEGAHEGRGLGHQFLRHVERTRVLVHVIDMAAVDGRDPVEDYRVIEEELARYRAELADRPRIVAANKMDLPDAEEHLARFRAAYPHLEVYPISGVTHQGLQPLAERLYQLVDMTPEPASREAEVADATARKVYRLAEEEPIKIYREDGIFVVEHPEIEKLVQMTNFDQYDAVKRFQRIMKSRGVDDALRAHGAQDGDVIRIGDMVFDFVD; this is encoded by the coding sequence ATGTTCGTGGATCACGCGGTCATTTACGTGAAGGGCGGCAATGGTGGCAATGGGATTGTGTCCTGGCGTCGCGAGAAGTACGTGCCGCGCGGAGGCCCGGCCGGAGGAGACGGCGGCCGCGGCGGAGATGTCGTGCTGGTGGTGGACGAGGGCCTGCGCACGCTCGTGGACTTTCGGTATCAGCGCCACTTTAAGGCGAAGTCCGGCGAGCCCGGGGGACCAGCCAATCGCCACGGTGCCAACGGCGAAGATTTGGTCGTCAAAGTGCCGCCCGGCACCGTCGTGCGCGATCGCGACACGGGCGAATGGTTAGGCGATCTCGTGCACCCAGGGGATCGGCTGGTTGTGGCGCGCGGCGGCCGCGGCGGACGTGGGAACGCCCACTTCGCGAATTCGGTGCGCAAAGCGCCTGAGATCGCGGAAAAGGGCGAGCCAGGCGAAGAACGAACCATCGAGCTGGAGCTCCGCGTGCTGGCGGACGTGGGCCTCGTGGGGTATCCGTCTGTCGGCAAGTCCACGCTCCTCCGCGCGATGACGAGAGCGGAGCCTAAAATCGGCGCGTATCCCTTCACGACGCTCCATCCCGAGTTGGGCGTCGTCGAACTTTCCGAGGGCCGGTCGTTTGTCATGGCGGACTTACCCGGCCTTATCGAGGGTGCGCACGAGGGGCGGGGCCTAGGCCATCAGTTCCTGCGTCACGTGGAGCGGACGCGGGTGTTGGTTCACGTGATCGATATGGCGGCCGTGGACGGGCGCGATCCCGTCGAAGACTATCGCGTCATCGAAGAGGAACTCGCCCGATACCGCGCGGAGCTCGCGGACCGTCCGCGGATTGTGGCGGCCAACAAAATGGACTTGCCCGACGCCGAGGAACATCTGGCCCGGTTTCGCGCAGCGTATCCCCATCTCGAGGTGTACCCGATTTCGGGTGTCACTCACCAAGGGCTTCAGCCGCTCGCCGAACGGCTGTATCAACTGGTGGACATGACGCCTGAACCGGCCTCCCGCGAGGCGGAAGTGGCGGACGCCACGGCTCGAAAAGTTTATCGGCTGGCGGAGGAAGAACCTATCAAGATTTATCGCGAGGATGGGATATTCGTCGTCGAGCACCCGGAGATCGAAAAGCTCGTTCAAATGACGAACTTCGATCAATACGATGCCGTCAAACGATTTCAACGCATCATGAAATCGCGTGGTGTGGACGACGCGCTTCGCGCGCATGGCGCGCAAGACGGCGACGTCATCCGCATCGGCGATATGGTCTTTGACTTTGTGGATTGA
- a CDS encoding Spo0B domain-containing protein, whose amino-acid sequence MSDASQRQTSLEAFRRHRHDVLNQLQIIRALVQMDRPDRALAAIDRLAEWLQSLGQAQQAVPSGAESMVWTLACCPHVMVDLRVETMPGEGIASQWCSFLQELEGQLAVAGKRVRLKVTITAHGVLVDAPDDPFDADVWQLRYPQIQFVRG is encoded by the coding sequence GTGTCCGATGCCAGCCAGCGACAGACGAGCCTCGAGGCGTTTCGCCGCCATCGGCACGACGTCCTGAATCAGCTGCAAATCATTCGGGCACTTGTACAGATGGATCGGCCGGATCGTGCTCTGGCCGCAATCGACCGGCTCGCCGAATGGTTGCAGTCTCTGGGACAGGCGCAGCAAGCGGTCCCTTCTGGCGCCGAATCGATGGTATGGACGCTCGCGTGTTGTCCTCACGTGATGGTCGACCTTCGCGTGGAGACCATGCCTGGGGAAGGCATTGCGTCCCAGTGGTGTTCCTTCCTGCAGGAATTGGAGGGGCAGCTTGCCGTCGCCGGCAAGCGGGTCCGCCTCAAGGTCACCATCACCGCACACGGCGTCTTGGTGGACGCGCCGGACGACCCGTTCGACGCGGACGTCTGGCAATTGCGGTATCCACAGATTCAATTTGTGAGGGGGTGA
- the zapE gene encoding AFG1/ZapE family ATPase: MQHIQRMLPRTNASDDNYDASYFLREVPELREASVSEETILRHRALLYEYLRQKGICERCTGYAHCGKTGDMRGFEQVLEVNARGLSTRVRRCAPFQEYVVKERVQRYAKLAGVTELGDEFRFENFPHEQARKYPKVLQYARDFALMWSPQQGPRAGLYLFGPPGVGKTHLMFAVFRELQRRGIPSLVVRSDSLFDHMRHVLAAGDDLEPFLETLSTVPVLGIDEFAQERANEFSMEKLFRVINYRFHQKLSTWFTSNFSPPEAYRRGADDLLDTVAPLRSRVMSMSILVKMDGPDARQRHLRTLV, from the coding sequence GTGCAGCATATCCAACGAATGCTTCCACGCACCAACGCGTCAGATGACAACTACGATGCCTCGTATTTTCTTCGCGAGGTTCCGGAGCTCCGAGAGGCATCCGTCTCTGAGGAGACCATTCTGCGCCATCGAGCTCTGCTGTATGAATACCTGCGCCAAAAGGGGATTTGCGAGCGTTGCACGGGGTATGCGCACTGTGGGAAGACGGGCGATATGCGAGGCTTTGAACAGGTTTTAGAGGTGAATGCTCGCGGCCTTTCGACCCGTGTGCGCCGCTGTGCGCCGTTTCAGGAGTACGTGGTGAAAGAGCGGGTGCAGCGATACGCAAAGCTCGCCGGCGTCACGGAGTTAGGTGACGAATTCCGCTTCGAGAATTTCCCGCACGAACAAGCTCGCAAATATCCCAAGGTACTGCAATACGCGCGCGACTTTGCCCTCATGTGGAGTCCCCAACAAGGACCGAGAGCGGGGCTGTACCTGTTCGGGCCTCCGGGCGTGGGGAAGACACATCTGATGTTTGCCGTGTTTCGGGAGCTGCAGCGGCGCGGGATACCGTCCCTCGTCGTTCGGTCTGACTCCTTGTTCGACCACATGCGGCATGTGCTCGCCGCCGGGGACGACTTGGAACCGTTCCTGGAAACGTTATCTACCGTCCCCGTGCTCGGGATCGACGAGTTCGCTCAGGAGCGCGCGAACGAATTTAGCATGGAAAAGCTGTTTCGAGTGATCAATTATCGCTTTCACCAGAAGTTGTCGACGTGGTTTACGAGCAATTTTAGCCCGCCGGAGGCTTATCGTCGCGGTGCCGACGATTTGTTGGACACCGTGGCGCCGTTGCGCTCTCGTGTGATGAGCATGTCCATTCTTGTGAAGATGGACGGCCCAGATGCCCGCCAGCGTCATCTGCGGACGCTCGTTTGA
- the rplU gene encoding 50S ribosomal protein L21 produces MYAIVETGGKQLKVRQGDTIVVEKLDGEAGSEIVLDKVLLVQNDGQVQVGSPYVQGAKVIAKVVEHGRGKKIVVFKYKPKKNYHKKQGHRQPYTKLTVESIQLA; encoded by the coding sequence ATGTACGCAATCGTTGAGACCGGTGGAAAACAGCTTAAGGTCCGTCAGGGCGACACCATCGTGGTGGAGAAGCTCGACGGCGAGGCCGGATCGGAAATCGTGTTGGACAAGGTGCTGCTGGTTCAGAACGATGGCCAGGTCCAAGTGGGCTCGCCGTATGTGCAGGGCGCCAAGGTGATCGCCAAAGTGGTGGAACACGGGCGCGGTAAGAAGATCGTCGTGTTCAAATACAAGCCGAAGAAGAATTACCACAAGAAGCAAGGACATCGTCAGCCCTACACCAAGCTCACGGTGGAGTCCATCCAGCTCGCATGA
- the minD gene encoding septum site-determining protein MinD: MGTAIVMTSGKGGVGKTTTTANVSTALALLGKKVCMVDADIGLRNLDVVMGLENRIIYDIVDVASGDCRLEQALIRDKRFEHLVLLPAAQTKDKRALTAEKMVELVNELKKSFDFVMIDCPAGIEEGFRVAVAPAEMAIVVTTPEHTAVRDADRVLGLLERDKVGEPRLVVNRIRPEMVKRGDMLDIDEIVQVLGCDLLGVIPDDERVIRNSNRGEPVVLDTAVPAATAYRNIARRILGESVPLMHLEDKAGLWGRLRKWVGGR, from the coding sequence GTGGGCACCGCGATTGTGATGACATCCGGCAAGGGCGGCGTGGGCAAGACCACCACGACGGCCAACGTATCGACGGCGCTCGCCCTGCTTGGGAAAAAGGTGTGCATGGTCGACGCCGATATCGGGCTTCGCAATCTCGATGTCGTGATGGGTTTGGAGAACCGGATCATCTACGACATTGTCGACGTAGCCAGCGGCGACTGTCGGCTGGAGCAAGCGCTCATTCGCGACAAGCGCTTCGAGCACCTCGTCCTTTTGCCGGCGGCGCAGACCAAGGACAAGCGGGCGCTCACAGCCGAAAAAATGGTCGAACTGGTGAACGAGCTGAAGAAGTCTTTCGACTTCGTGATGATCGACTGTCCAGCGGGGATCGAGGAAGGTTTTCGCGTCGCGGTCGCGCCGGCCGAGATGGCGATTGTCGTGACGACGCCGGAACATACGGCGGTTCGGGATGCGGATCGCGTCCTTGGGCTCCTGGAGCGCGACAAGGTCGGGGAGCCGAGGCTCGTGGTCAACCGGATTCGCCCAGAGATGGTCAAGCGGGGTGACATGCTGGACATCGACGAGATCGTCCAAGTCTTGGGGTGTGACCTCCTCGGCGTCATCCCCGACGATGAGCGCGTCATTCGCAACAGCAACCGCGGCGAGCCCGTGGTGCTCGATACCGCGGTTCCCGCAGCAACGGCATACCGCAACATCGCCCGGCGCATTCTCGGTGAATCGGTGCCGCTCATGCACCTTGAGGACAAGGCGGGCCTTTGGGGCAGGCTCCGGAAGTGGGTCGGCGGGCGCTGA
- a CDS encoding type II secretion system F family protein codes for MLAGEWIRLLHRERDMALWLMQFSRMLRAGVDVRLAASALGASSGRIGSVLSAAVERQVERGEPLSDAFSMDLRDADWRSLLAAEHAGTFAESLERVAAGMLERVRWRQTMFKQLGYPCMLLCGTYGLFGFMVVAVLPTLQRLSALLPGPAAHRRFDPALMSGACLALLSSALIFIAMGYIVKRRWPEAPIPVPFQMLLLKIRTERVADQLASQLEAGIGAWEAVAWMANKGRGFDRHLQDVHERLRQGFSLHEAFASAKHVLDPLFLTLLEVGEATGEVADRLREGQKLMQFDIVHRLETIAQFAEPVAVTAVGLVVGVMVYSIMVPMYQAIAQLS; via the coding sequence ATGCTTGCGGGCGAATGGATCCGCCTGCTTCACCGAGAGCGCGACATGGCCCTCTGGTTGATGCAGTTTTCGCGCATGCTGCGGGCGGGTGTGGACGTCCGTTTGGCCGCGTCCGCCCTTGGAGCGAGCTCTGGCAGAATCGGCTCGGTTCTGTCAGCCGCCGTGGAGCGACAGGTGGAGCGCGGCGAGCCGCTCTCCGACGCCTTTTCGATGGACCTCCGAGACGCGGACTGGCGCAGTCTGCTAGCTGCTGAACACGCAGGGACGTTTGCGGAGAGTCTCGAGCGCGTGGCAGCGGGTATGTTGGAACGCGTTCGCTGGCGCCAGACGATGTTCAAGCAGTTGGGTTATCCCTGCATGTTGTTATGCGGCACGTATGGGCTGTTCGGCTTTATGGTCGTCGCCGTCTTGCCCACGTTGCAAAGGCTGAGCGCGCTCTTGCCTGGTCCAGCCGCCCATCGTCGGTTTGATCCCGCCCTGATGTCCGGCGCATGTCTCGCGCTCTTGTCCAGCGCGCTTATCTTCATCGCCATGGGCTACATCGTGAAGCGCCGTTGGCCTGAGGCTCCCATCCCCGTCCCGTTTCAGATGCTACTGCTTAAGATTCGAACAGAGCGCGTGGCAGACCAACTTGCTTCTCAACTCGAGGCCGGCATTGGCGCTTGGGAAGCCGTCGCGTGGATGGCCAACAAGGGCCGAGGCTTCGACCGACACCTGCAGGACGTTCACGAGAGGCTGCGACAAGGGTTCTCACTCCATGAAGCTTTCGCATCCGCAAAACACGTGCTCGATCCGCTCTTTTTGACGCTGCTCGAGGTGGGAGAAGCGACGGGTGAGGTCGCGGACCGCCTGCGCGAAGGCCAAAAGTTGATGCAGTTTGACATCGTTCATCGCCTAGAGACCATCGCGCAGTTCGCCGAGCCGGTGGCCGTGACCGCCGTGGGGCTGGTGGTAGGTGTCATGGTTTACAGCATCATGGTCCCCATGTACCAAGCCATCGCTCAGTTGTCCTAA
- the rpmA gene encoding 50S ribosomal protein L27 → MLRLDLQRFAHKKGASSTRNGRDSISKRLGVKEPDGKVVHAGSILVRQRGTKIHPGRNVGIGKDDTLFAKVTGQVRFERFGKGKKRVSVYPVANEAEVVAK, encoded by the coding sequence ATGTTGCGACTTGATTTGCAGCGATTTGCGCATAAAAAGGGTGCTTCTTCGACGCGGAACGGCCGCGACAGCATTTCGAAGCGCCTCGGCGTCAAGGAGCCGGATGGAAAGGTTGTGCACGCGGGGAGCATTCTCGTTCGGCAACGAGGCACGAAGATTCACCCCGGGCGCAACGTGGGTATCGGCAAGGACGACACGCTGTTCGCCAAGGTGACGGGCCAAGTTCGCTTCGAGCGTTTCGGGAAAGGCAAGAAGCGCGTGAGCGTATATCCAGTTGCGAACGAGGCGGAAGTCGTCGCGAAGTAA